The segment GACACTATGTTCCATGATCATACATCCCCAAATGCCATCCGGTATCCGGGACCGATTTACGGCGCAGCTACCTTAGAACCAACCACCTTTTAGTAGACAGAACATAAAATTTTACTTTCGTGGAGGGAAGAAGGCGAATATGAAAATTGACTTCCGTGCATTCTGATCACTAATTCTAGACAATACCGAAAGGAAAATTAGTTGATTGACTGATAACAAGAGTCAATCTTTCCACATAACTTAAGATAAACCTCAAAATCCCGACCTCAATATTCCTTTTTGGCTACATCAACCAATAGGTGGTGTTTTATCTTGTCGGCTACAGAGTGTAATCTAAAAGAGTTTTATTCAAAAAAAAATATACTTGTCACTGGCGGGACGGGATCGATCGGAGAAAAAGTTGTCGAAAGTATACTTCAGTACCGACCCAATCGAGTGATCGTGTTCAACAGGGATGACAGTAAACAGTATTTGATGAAGAGAAAGTTTGCCAATGCGGATAATCTCCATTTTTGTCTAGGGGATATCCGTGACTATCAACAGGTAGTAGCGATCACCCGGAATGTGGACATCGTTTTCCATACAGCAGCTCTTAAACAAGTACCCGTATGTGAGGAAAATCCTTTTGAAACGATTAATATCAATGTTTTGGGGAGTAAAAACTTAATTAATGCTTGTAAGTTCAATCATGTGAGCAAAGTAGTCAATATCAGTACAGATAAAGCGGTTCATCCCAGCAACATCATGGGGATGACCAAGTGGTTCTCAGAGAAATTGTTTAAAAAGGCGAATGCGATGACCCATAACGAGGGGACGCGATTTAGCTCGGTCCGCTTTGGTAATGTGATCGGTTCCCGCGGTTCGGTGATCC is part of the Kroppenstedtia eburnea genome and harbors:
- a CDS encoding SDR family NAD(P)-dependent oxidoreductase produces the protein MSATECNLKEFYSKKNILVTGGTGSIGEKVVESILQYRPNRVIVFNRDDSKQYLMKRKFANADNLHFCLGDIRDYQQVVAITRNVDIVFHTAALKQVPVCEENPFETININVLGSKNLINACKFNHVSKVVNISTDKAVHPSNIMGMTKWFSEKLFKKANAMTHNEGTRFSSVRFGNVIGSRGSVIPVWLKQLQSGQPLTITDTRMTRFLMTPSQAVHLVLKAAYYSLGGETYILKMNSISVNGLLKAMNTYCKRRNMVLPPIRTIGKRPGEKMYEELLYEEERYHLVEDTELYAVLPTHFSLPYLHFQPANITRYRSDYVDYISHEDLVSLIDHVQSCVE